From one Mytilus trossulus isolate FHL-02 chromosome 10, PNRI_Mtr1.1.1.hap1, whole genome shotgun sequence genomic stretch:
- the LOC134688586 gene encoding ankyrin repeat and SOCS box protein 8-like has product MDYFEDDLHRCIIQGDAETLHEYLKKGLDVNHAFRSNERPERVGQTMVETAIENDQINIVKALVQNGCNTNLKYIVDVFNYTYILKPYKKRERLKLTIMFKCIVKEDVPMVKLLVQGGFDVNIVDDRGWSPLLHAVDMNNYEMVKAILISDNCDVNIKDTANLRPLHMAAMHANSKIASQLVRRGAKVDVVQIRGWTPLILTCRANCVQTTRLLLLNGANPNHTGLNGHTPLSTALQFSTCKEIPEMLLEAGASVDITLIKRCQSEKFQNLILHPELMGLITYCAESPQTLRTLSCLVIRNALIHSTQNIHLMKKVEQLPLPKLIKEYILLGHL; this is encoded by the coding sequence ATGGATTATTTTGAAGATGACTTACACCGATGTATTATTCAGGGTGATGCAGAGACACTACATGAATATTTGAAGAAAGGCTTGGATGTAAACCATGCTTTTAGAAGTAATGAAAGACCAGAAAGAGTGGGACAAACAATGGTGGAAACTGCAATAGAAAATGATCAAATTAATATTGTAAAAGCTTTAGTACAAAATGGATGTAACacaaatctaaaatatatagTGGATGTTTTCAACTATACATACATTTTGaaaccatataaaaaaagagagcgactaaaattaacaattatgtTTAAGTGCATTGTAAAAGAAGATGTCCCAATGGTTAAACTTCTTGTTCAAGGTGGATTTGATGTGAACATTGTTGATGATCGTGGATGGTCTCCCTTGTTACATGCTGTTGATATGAATAACTATGAAATGGTGAAGGCCATTCTGATCAGTGATAATTGTGATGTTAATATAAAAGATACAGCCAATCTTAGGCCTCTTCACATGGCTGCCATGCATGCAAACAGTAAAATAGCTTCCCAGTTGGTACGTAGAGGGGCAAAGGTCGATGTTGTGCAAATCAGAGGCTGGACACCTCTTATTCTAACATGTCGTGCAAACTGTGTACAGACTACCCGCTTGCTACTGTTGAATGGAGCTAATCCAAATCATACTGGATTAAATGGTCATACCCCACTTTCTACAGCTCTCCAGTTTAGCACTTGTAAAGAAATTCCAGAAATGCTGTTAGAAGCAGGTGCATCAGTGGACATAACTTTAATTAAAAGATGCCAAAGTGAAAAGTTCCAGAATCTCATTCTTCACCCTGAGCTGATGGGACTGATTACGTATTGTGCTGAATCTCCTCAAACTTTGAGAACACTTTCTTGTCTTGTTATTAGAAATGCATTGATTCATTCAACACAAAACattcatttaatgaaaaaagtaGAACAATTACCATTACCAAAACTCATAAAGGAGTATATCTTATTAGgacatttgtaa